The DNA region AGCCGCCATCAAGAAGGCTCTCGAAGCCAAGGGTGCAAAATATATCTCCGCTGACGCACAGTCGTCTGCCGCAAAGCAGCTGACGGACGTCGAATCGCTGATTTCGCAGGGCGCGAACGCCCTCATCGTGCTTGCACAGGACTCCGATGCCATCGCCCCGGCCATCGAAAAGGCCGCTGCCGAAGGGATCCCCGTGGTCGGCTACGACCGCCTGATCGAAAACCCGGCCGCCTTCTACATCACCTTCGACAACAAGGAAGTCGGCCGCATGCAGGCAAAGGGCGTCTTCGACGCAAAACCTGAAGGCAACTACGTCTTCATCAAGGGCTCCTCATCCGACCCGAACGCAGACTTCCTGTTCTCAGGCCAGATGGAAGTGCTGAAGGCCGCGATCGATGCAGGCAAGATCAAGAGTGTAGGCGAAGCCTACACCGACGGCTGGAAGCCGGAAAACGCGCAGCGCAACATGGAGCAGTTCCTGACCGCCAACGACAACAAGGTTGATGCCGTTGTTGCCTCGAACGACGGCACGGCCGGTGGCGCGATCGCCGCTCTCGACGCACAGGGCCTCGCCGGCTCCGTCCCGGTCTCCGGCCAGGACGCCGACAAGGCAGCACTCAACCGCGTCGCCATCGGCACGCAGACGGTCTCAGTCTGGAAGGACTCCCGCGAGCTCGGCAAGCGCGCTGCCGAAATCGCTCTCGATCTCGCCGCTGGCAAGACCATGGACAAAATCGAAGGCGTTGAGACCTTCAACGGCGGCCCGAAGGGCGTCGCCATGCAGTCCGTGTTCCTGAAGCCGCTGCCGATCACTAAGGACAACCTCAACGTCGTCATCGACGCGGGCTGGATCAGCAAGGCGGAAGCCTGCCAGGGCGTCAAGGCCGGTTCGATTGCTGCCTGCAACTAAATCGCTGCCGATAGGTTGAAAATAATGCCGGCGCCGCAACGGCAAACCGTTGCGGCGCCGGATGCGGATCAACGTCCGGCGGCAGCCCCGTAGCGACCGCTGACCCGACCGCACCATTGCCCATCCCGACCCGATGCCATCATGGCCGCTGAGACCGGATCTGCAAAGATCGGTGATGGTGATAGTTTAAGAACAGGACGTAGGCGGCGGACGGTGGCTAACAAAAGCTCCGCGGCTTGCCCAAAAGATGGGGGAACGGCAAACCCATGGCCGACACGGTACATTCCACGACTTCCAACGGGCCGCGCAATGCGGAGGCCAATCCGGTGGCGCGTTTCTTCCGCGCGACGGAGATCGACACCCGCCTTCTCGGCATGGTCGGCGCGCTGCTGATCATCTGGATCGGCTTCCAGATCATGACCGGCGGCCTCTTCCTGACGCCGCGGAACCTCTGGAACCTTTCGGTCCAGACCTCTTCTGTCGCCGTCATGGCGACCGGCATGGTGCTGGTGATCGTCACCCGCAACATCGACCTTTCCGTCGGCTCCATGCTCGGCTTCTGCGGCATGGTGATGGGCGTCTTGCAGGCGCAGGTGCTGCCGCAATATCTCGGCTTCAACAGCCCCGCCACCTGGATCATCACGCTTGCTGCCGGCCTTATCGTCGGCGGATCGATCGGCATGCTCCAGGGCATGATCATCGCCTTCCTGAACGTGCCGTCCTTCATCGTCACCCTCGGCGGGCTTCTAGTCTGGCGCGGCGCCACCTGGTTCGTCACCAGCGGCCAGACGGTCGCGCCGATGGATATCAACTTCCGCATCATGGGCGGTGGTACGGATGGCTCGATCGGCGCCACCTGGAGCTGGATCGTCGGCGTCATCGCCTGCCTCGCCATCGTTGCCAGCATCGTCAATTCCCGCCGCCAGCGCCGGCGTTTCGGCTTCCCGCGGCGCCCGCTCTGGGCCGAATACTTCCTGTCTGCCCTCGGCTGCGTGCTCGTGCTCGGCGCGATCGCCGTCGCCAACAACTATTACTGGCCGACAAACATCGCCAAGAGATATGCGGAGGCAAACAGCATCCCCTGGCCGGAGACCGGCCTCGATATTCCCTACGGCATTGCAGTGCCGGTCCTGATCGCCGTCATCGTCGGCGCGATCATGACCTTCATCGCCACGCGCCTGCGCTTCGGCCGGTATGTCTTCGCCATCGGTGGCAACCCGGAGGCAGCCGAGCTCGCCGGCATCAAGACCCGCTGGGTCACGATACGCATCTTCGCGCTCATGGGTCTGCTCTGCGCCATCGCCGGTGCAATCTCGACTGCCCGCCTCAATGCCGCAACGAACGCGCAGGGCGAATTGGACGAGCTTTATACCATCGCCGCTGCCGTCATCGGCGGCACGTCGCTTGCGGGCGGCACCGGCACCATCGCCGGAGCCATGCTCGGCGCACTCGTCATGCAGTCGCTGCAGTCCGGCATGGTGCTTCTTGGCATCGACAGCCCGTTCCAGAGAATCGTTGTCGGTGCCGTCCTCGTCGTTGCCGTCTGGCTCGACACCGTCTACCGCGCCCGCGCCAAGTAAGAGGAGTCCGAACCATGACACATCAAAGCACTCCCCTTGTGGAACTGAAAAACATCTCGATCTCCTTCGGCGGCATCCATGCCGTCGACAACGCCTCGGTCGACCTCTACCCCGGCGAAGTCGTAGCATTGCTCGGCCATAACGGCGCCGGCAAATCGACACTGATCAAGATCCTCTCCGGCGCCTACAAGCGCGACAGCGGCGACATCCTGATCAACGGGGAAGCGGCCGACATCCGCAACCCGCGTGACGCCAAGAAATACGGCATCGAGACGATCTACCAGACGCTCGCCGTCGCCGATAACGTCGATGCGGCAGCCAACCTCTATCTCGGCCGCGAGATCCGAACGAAGTGGGGCACGCTCGATGACGTCGCCATGGAGGCCTCGGCCCGCGAGGTGATGGGGCGCCTCAACCCGAACTTCAAGCGCTTCAAGGAGCCGGTCAAGGCGCTTTCCGGCGGCCAGCGGCAGTCGGTGGCGATCGCGCGCGCGATCCTCTTCAACGCCCGCATCCTGATCATGGACGAGCCAACGGCGGCCCTTGGTCCCCAGGAAACGGCGCAGGTCGGCGAACTGATCAAGCAGTTGAAGAAGGAAGGCATCGGCATCTTCCTCATCAGCCACGACATCCACGACGTCTTCGACCTCGCCGACCGCGTCTCTGTGATGAAAAACGGCCAGGTCGTCGGCCATGCCCGCACCGAGGACGTCACCAAGGACGAGGTACTCGGCATGATCATCCTCGGCAAGGTGCCGCCAAAGGCGATCCCGGGCCCCGGCGCCATGCAGGTCTGAACGGATAGCCCCGTGAACACCAAAGTCCGCCGCTCGCAAGAATGGCGGACTTTTCAATTTAAGAGATTGAAGCGAAGGGCAAGCTAGGCTAAGAACCAGCCATCGGACAGGCGATTCAAAACCGCCTTAGGCATGCACCCGTAGCTCAGCTGGATAGAGTGTTGGATTCCGATTCCAAAGGTCACAGGTTCGAATCCTGTCGGGTGCGCCACTTCCTCTCTGTCCGACCCGGAGACATCGGTAACAGATCGTACCTAAGACATGGGTGACAACCTCGTGCCGAACGGGTTGTCGATGGTTTGCAAGGTCCTCTGCTCCAGGTCGATATATCCCAGATCATAATGCATGAAGCTGACGAGCCAAATACCGTCGTCGACTTCCTTGAGTCCCAGTTTCTGTCCTGCCAGCACGGTCGAGATGTTGACCTTCTTGCGGTAGATGCAGATGCGGCCGCAATTGGTCACCAGCGCATCGCGATCGTGGAAGGGGTAGTCGATCTCCGGCAGGCCCTGATAGGGGCGTGACGAAGCGACGTAGAGATCTGCCGGCACCTTCATGTTGAGCGCCTCGTGCGGCCGCTCCTGATTGAATTCGCTGACGAAAGCGTCGAAGCGGGCCTGCTGCTGGAGGATGTTTTTGCCCGGTGGTCTGGTCGCCTCTTTCTTCAGCGTCAGGTGCATGCGCTCATGCCGGCCGTTTTCTTGGGGACGGCCCGGCCTGATGCGCTCCAGCGTGATCCCGAGCCTCAGCCACCACACCGACAGCTTCGACAGATTGTAGAGCCCGTTGGGGCTGGCGAACGGCAAGCCGTTGTCGCTGCGGATCGCCGTCGGCAGGCCGCATTCGGTAAACAGCCGCCGGAACGCGTCGAAGACAGCCCGTTCTCGTGTCGATTCAAAGGCTTCGCAGGCGAGAAGATAACGTGACGCCTGGTCGGTGACCGTCAGCGGGTAACAGTATCGGCCATCGCCGAGCTTGAACTCGCCCTTGAAGTCGGCACACCACAGATCGTTCGGCAGTAATGCCTGTGACAAGGCTGTCCCTTCGGCTCGATGTCGTTGCCGCTTGCGGGCATGGGCGACCAGACCATGTCGATCGAGAACGGCATGCACCGTACTCTTCGACGGCACGCGCACATCGCCGGCCAGGCGCTTCACCAAAAGCTCCCTGATCTTCCTGGCACCCCAATGCGGCTTGCTCTTCTTGCACGAGACGATCATCGCCTCGACCGGCTCAGGCAGCTGGTTGGCATAACGCACCGGCCGTCGAGACCGATCCGTCAGTGCCTCCAGGCCGTCGTCCTTATAGCGATTGAAGATTTTGTAGCCGGTCTTGCGCGAGATGCCGAATGCACGGCACACATCGCTCATGCCTTCGCCCTCTAATAGCCGGGCGACAAATCGTAGACGTTCCTCCATCACCGAAGTCTCTTTCCACGGCATCAACACCTCCCGCCAAAAAGCGAAAAGTGTCACCCATGTCTCCGGTACAAAACGTCACCTATCTCTCATATGTGGACGGCCCCCTCCCTGCAAGAACTCCTATGATGATTTGATCGAGATCGCTTGCGTTCATATGTCCGGCCTGTTGTTGCGCTCGCACATGAACGCTGGCCAAGATGGGTTCCGCGACGTGAGTTCCAAACAGGTCGGCGACCTTCAACGGCCACTGAGAGATACGGAGTGTCCCACGTCTCGGATCGATCGATCACACCATCTGCTCGTTCCTTGCAAGTTCACGCATCAGATCGGCACGGCAGCATCTGTAACCTGCTAACCTAGACCTGACTGATCTCTCTATGCTGCGCAGGCCAGAGCCGGTCGCGAGCATTACCTTTGTAGTCCTCGCCGGTCACCATTATCTTCCAGGCGATCCGGGCGATCTTGTTGGCCAGCGCGACAGCCACGAGCTTGGGTGGCTTGCGCTTGAGCAACTCGATGAGCCAAGGCGAAGTGCTCTTTCCACGTCCCGCTCTTACCTGTTGAAGCCGCGAGGTCGCACCCACGACCAATGTCTTGCGCAAGGTCTCATCGCCGGCCCTCGTGATGACACCGAGCCTGACTTTGCCCGCAGTCGAATGGTCTCTGGGCGTTAGGCCCATCCAGGCGGCAAACTGCCTTCCGGATGTAAACTGTTCCGGGGCCGGAGCTTTCATCGCCAGCAAGACCGCGCCGATCGGTCCGACACCAGGGATCTTTGCAAGACGGCGACAACATTCATTGTTGCGATACCAGGCCATCAGTTTTGCCTCCACCTCTTTCAGGCGATCCCCCAACTGCGCAAATTCCTCAGCGAGAGACGTAAACAGCTCACGCGCCACAGCCGGAACGCTTTCATCAATCATGGTGCGTTCCAGAAGGAGCGGAATATGAGACATGCCTTTGGCCGCCGTCAGCCCGAACTCAGCTGCATAGCCACGAATTGTATTGGCAAGCTGCGTCTGTGCGGCGACAGCGCGCTCGCGCATGCCCACCAGCATCAGCGCGGCTTGCTGATCCGCACTCTTCACCGGAACGAACCGCATCGTCGGACGGCTCATCGCCTCGCATAGCGCTTCGGCATCGGCCGCATCATTCTTGCCGCGCTTGACGTAGGGCTTCGCCAGTTGTGGCGCGATCAGCTTGACCTCATGTCCGAGCCCCGTCAGCAACCGGGCCCAGTGATGCGAAGCGCCGCAGGCTTCGATCGCAATCACGGTCGGTGGGCAATTCGCAAAGAAATCCACCATCTCCTTGCGGCGCATCTTCTTGCGCAAGATCGGTTGCTCGGCGGCGTTTACACCATGCAATTGAAAGACGTGCTTTGACGTATCCATGCCAATACGGATAATCTGATCCACGGACGGCTCCTTCGTTTGAGATCGTTAACGGCTCACTCTGGCACATTTCGATGCCGCTCGGGGGCCGTCCACCCCAACAGGTCGGGCAGAATGAGTTCCGTCACATATTTTCAGAATGGACCCGCTAAATTTTAGAATGGTGAGGCCACAATTTTAGAATCATAGGCAAAAAGGCACCCCATTTGGGTTCGTGAGGGCCTTCTCAGCCGGTCGCTAGTCTTCAGCCAAAAAATGTGAAACTGATCGAACGTGAATTTTAGACTGCGCGCAGGTTTGGGGTTTGAGACAGCCAGATCGAGGCGATGACGCGCGCCTCACGCAGATCCGCTGATCTTACGGCGCGAACCCAATGACGGCAAGGTTGACGCCCGCAAAGTCCCTGCTGCGAGCCCGTTTGGCACCTCAACCTGGTTGAGTTCCACAAATAAGTTAGTGGCTGGGTCGGGAGTTACGACAAAGTCGTTGCAGCGGAGCAAGTGTTCAGGTGCTCGATTTACTACCTCCGCAGCTCTCAAGGACCGCTTGAGCATCCTGAAGATCGAGCGTCCCGTGGAGGTTAGAGAGACAGCCGAGGAGCGGCATGAGCAGCTCGCAGGCCTGCGCTCTAAGACCCTGTGCTCGCCAAAGCCGGGCCAAACTCACCGCCGAGCGCAGTTCCCACATCTTCGCATCCTGCATGCGGGCGACGTCGAGCGCACGGCTGAAGCACGCCTCGATTTCGGCAGGATCGCACTCTGAGCTCGATGATATGAGTTCGCCCTTGAGCCGATGCAGCTCCGCCTCGCACCAGCGGTTGCCAGTGCGTGCGACAATGGTAAGCGCCTCATCAATCAAGGTGCTACCCTCGGCAAAACGATCAGCCTTTCCGTGCGCCTCCGCGAGTAAGCCCATCGCCCAAGGCGCCGTCATTCCTGACCCGATCGCCTGCATGCCAGCCAACCCGTCTCGCAACCGCTCGATGCCTTCCGCGATCAGGCCCCGCTCCGCCAGCACCCACCCCTGCAGGAAGACTCCCTGGGTGTGCCAGAATGGAAATTCGTGTTCGGCCGCGAACGCCAACGCCAACTCCGCCGCCTCTTGCGCCTTGGCGATGTCGCGT from Rhizobium sullae includes:
- a CDS encoding IS110 family transposase, with protein sequence MDQIIRIGMDTSKHVFQLHGVNAAEQPILRKKMRRKEMVDFFANCPPTVIAIEACGASHHWARLLTGLGHEVKLIAPQLAKPYVKRGKNDAADAEALCEAMSRPTMRFVPVKSADQQAALMLVGMRERAVAAQTQLANTIRGYAAEFGLTAAKGMSHIPLLLERTMIDESVPAVARELFTSLAEEFAQLGDRLKEVEAKLMAWYRNNECCRRLAKIPGVGPIGAVLLAMKAPAPEQFTSGRQFAAWMGLTPRDHSTAGKVRLGVITRAGDETLRKTLVVGATSRLQQVRAGRGKSTSPWLIELLKRKPPKLVAVALANKIARIAWKIMVTGEDYKGNARDRLWPAQHREISQV
- the xylF gene encoding D-xylose ABC transporter substrate-binding protein, translating into MKSILKLMAGAAILVSVHTAAMAADLVVGVSWSNFQEERWKTDEAAIKKALEAKGAKYISADAQSSAAKQLTDVESLISQGANALIVLAQDSDAIAPAIEKAAAEGIPVVGYDRLIENPAAFYITFDNKEVGRMQAKGVFDAKPEGNYVFIKGSSSDPNADFLFSGQMEVLKAAIDAGKIKSVGEAYTDGWKPENAQRNMEQFLTANDNKVDAVVASNDGTAGGAIAALDAQGLAGSVPVSGQDADKAALNRVAIGTQTVSVWKDSRELGKRAAEIALDLAAGKTMDKIEGVETFNGGPKGVAMQSVFLKPLPITKDNLNVVIDAGWISKAEACQGVKAGSIAACN
- a CDS encoding IS481 family transposase, with translation MPWKETSVMEERLRFVARLLEGEGMSDVCRAFGISRKTGYKIFNRYKDDGLEALTDRSRRPVRYANQLPEPVEAMIVSCKKSKPHWGARKIRELLVKRLAGDVRVPSKSTVHAVLDRHGLVAHARKRQRHRAEGTALSQALLPNDLWCADFKGEFKLGDGRYCYPLTVTDQASRYLLACEAFESTRERAVFDAFRRLFTECGLPTAIRSDNGLPFASPNGLYNLSKLSVWWLRLGITLERIRPGRPQENGRHERMHLTLKKEATRPPGKNILQQQARFDAFVSEFNQERPHEALNMKVPADLYVASSRPYQGLPEIDYPFHDRDALVTNCGRICIYRKKVNISTVLAGQKLGLKEVDDGIWLVSFMHYDLGYIDLEQRTLQTIDNPFGTRLSPMS
- a CDS encoding ATP-binding cassette domain-containing protein — protein: MTHQSTPLVELKNISISFGGIHAVDNASVDLYPGEVVALLGHNGAGKSTLIKILSGAYKRDSGDILINGEAADIRNPRDAKKYGIETIYQTLAVADNVDAAANLYLGREIRTKWGTLDDVAMEASAREVMGRLNPNFKRFKEPVKALSGGQRQSVAIARAILFNARILIMDEPTAALGPQETAQVGELIKQLKKEGIGIFLISHDIHDVFDLADRVSVMKNGQVVGHARTEDVTKDEVLGMIILGKVPPKAIPGPGAMQV
- a CDS encoding sugar ABC transporter permease, encoding MADTVHSTTSNGPRNAEANPVARFFRATEIDTRLLGMVGALLIIWIGFQIMTGGLFLTPRNLWNLSVQTSSVAVMATGMVLVIVTRNIDLSVGSMLGFCGMVMGVLQAQVLPQYLGFNSPATWIITLAAGLIVGGSIGMLQGMIIAFLNVPSFIVTLGGLLVWRGATWFVTSGQTVAPMDINFRIMGGGTDGSIGATWSWIVGVIACLAIVASIVNSRRQRRRFGFPRRPLWAEYFLSALGCVLVLGAIAVANNYYWPTNIAKRYAEANSIPWPETGLDIPYGIAVPVLIAVIVGAIMTFIATRLRFGRYVFAIGGNPEAAELAGIKTRWVTIRIFALMGLLCAIAGAISTARLNAATNAQGELDELYTIAAAVIGGTSLAGGTGTIAGAMLGALVMQSLQSGMVLLGIDSPFQRIVVGAVLVVAVWLDTVYRARAK